One Leucobacter muris DNA segment encodes these proteins:
- the hflX gene encoding GTPase HflX yields the protein MTERFTEESDLALDDVVVNGEADRGAKSAQRADSANAASQADASEAPAAGDEPGASAARSGADSGTPDDDSHAADSADPLERLLARAARGGSATVIRDAAARSGGLGVDNLTGGAQALGDEAHDRLAEDLELIRLEREERASLTRVAGLSTELEDVTEVEYRQLRLENAVLIGVYTGSARHGLEEAENSLRELAALAETAGARVLDGLLQRRAHPDPATYLGKGKAQELAELVAAVGADTVVADTELAPSQRRALEDVVKVKVIDRTAVILDIFSQHAKSREGKAQVELAQLEYLLPRLRGWGESMSRQAGGQVGSGGAGMGSRGPGETKMELDRRKIHTRMAKLRKQIAGFAPARDAKRANRKRGEVPSVAIAGYTNAGKSSLLNRLTGTQELVQNQLFATLDTAVRHAETADGRRFTYADTVGFVRNLPHQLVEAFRSTFEEVGEADVILHVVDGSHPDPAAQLRTVRDVIAEVDAQGIPEIVAFNKADLLDESQRLVLHGLAPDAVFVSARTGEGVEELRRRIDAALPVPDREVTVVVPYDRGELVAELHERNRVLSTEYVEQGTRVRAYVTGEMLAKLDPYLA from the coding sequence ATGACAGAACGCTTCACAGAAGAATCAGACCTCGCACTCGACGACGTCGTCGTGAACGGCGAAGCGGACCGCGGTGCGAAGAGCGCGCAGCGCGCCGACTCCGCGAACGCCGCGTCGCAGGCCGACGCCTCCGAGGCACCCGCCGCAGGCGACGAACCCGGTGCTTCCGCGGCCCGGAGCGGCGCCGATTCCGGCACACCCGATGACGACTCCCACGCGGCCGACAGCGCCGATCCGCTCGAGCGGCTGCTCGCACGCGCCGCGCGCGGCGGCTCCGCGACCGTGATCCGCGACGCGGCGGCGCGCTCCGGCGGCCTCGGCGTCGACAACCTCACCGGCGGAGCGCAGGCACTCGGCGACGAGGCGCACGACCGGCTCGCCGAAGACCTCGAACTCATCCGACTCGAGCGCGAGGAGCGGGCGTCGCTCACGCGCGTGGCCGGCCTCTCGACCGAGCTCGAAGACGTCACCGAGGTCGAGTACCGGCAGCTGCGCCTCGAGAACGCCGTGCTCATCGGCGTCTACACGGGCTCCGCCCGACACGGGCTCGAAGAGGCCGAGAACTCGCTGCGCGAGCTCGCCGCCCTCGCCGAGACGGCGGGCGCCCGCGTGCTCGACGGCCTGCTGCAGCGCCGCGCGCACCCGGACCCCGCGACCTATCTCGGCAAGGGCAAGGCGCAGGAGCTCGCCGAGCTCGTCGCCGCCGTCGGCGCCGACACGGTCGTGGCCGACACCGAGCTGGCCCCGAGCCAGCGCCGCGCGCTCGAAGACGTGGTCAAGGTCAAGGTGATCGACCGCACCGCGGTGATCCTCGACATCTTCAGCCAGCACGCGAAGAGCCGCGAGGGCAAGGCCCAGGTCGAACTCGCTCAGCTCGAATACCTGCTGCCGCGCCTGCGCGGCTGGGGAGAGTCGATGTCGCGGCAGGCCGGTGGCCAGGTCGGCTCGGGCGGTGCGGGCATGGGATCCCGCGGCCCCGGCGAGACCAAGATGGAGCTGGACCGCCGCAAGATCCACACCCGCATGGCGAAGCTGCGCAAGCAGATCGCCGGTTTCGCCCCCGCCCGCGACGCGAAGCGCGCGAACCGCAAGCGGGGCGAGGTGCCGTCGGTCGCGATCGCCGGCTACACGAACGCGGGCAAGTCGAGCCTGCTGAACCGCCTCACGGGCACGCAGGAGCTCGTGCAGAACCAGCTCTTCGCCACACTCGACACGGCCGTGCGCCACGCCGAGACGGCCGACGGGCGCCGCTTCACCTACGCCGACACCGTCGGCTTCGTGCGCAACCTGCCCCACCAGCTGGTCGAGGCGTTCCGGTCGACCTTCGAGGAGGTGGGCGAGGCCGACGTGATCCTGCACGTGGTCGACGGGTCGCACCCCGACCCCGCCGCCCAGCTGCGCACCGTGCGCGATGTGATCGCCGAGGTCGACGCGCAGGGTATCCCCGAGATCGTGGCCTTCAACAAGGCCGATCTGCTCGACGAATCGCAGCGGCTCGTGCTGCACGGCCTCGCCCCCGACGCCGTGTTCGTCTCGGCGCGCACCGGCGAGGGCGTCGAGGAGCTGCGGCGCCGGATCGACGCGGCGCTGCCGGTTCCGGATCGCGAGGTCACCGTGGTGGTGCCCTACGACCGCGGCGAGCTCGTGGCCGAGCTGCACGAGCGCAACCGCGTGCTGTCGACGGAGTACGTCGAGCAGGGCACGCGGGTGCGCGCCTACGTGACGGGCGAGATGCTCGCGAAGCTCGACCCGTACCTGGCGTAG